The genomic interval TGATCTCGACCATCGTCTCGCTCGACGACGACGTGCCGGGCTCCGACATCCTCACCTCGCTCGGCACCGCCGTGCAGCGGGCCAACGACCAGTTGCGGATGATGGTCGAGGAGGATCCCCAGCTGGAGGGCATGGGCACCACGCTCACCGCCCTGCTGTGGACCGGGCAGCGCCTCGGCCTCGTCCACGTCGGCGACTCCCGCGCCTACCTGTTGCGCGACGGCGTGCTGACCCAGATCACCCAGGACCACACCTGGGTGCAGCGGCTGGTCGACGAGGGCCGGATCACCGAGGAAGAGGCCACCACGCACCCGCAGCGCGCGCTCCTCATGCGCGCGCTCGGCAGTGGCGACCACGTCGAGCCGGACCTGTCGATCCGTGAAGTCCGCGCCGGCGACCGGTACTTGATCTGTTCCGACGGGCTGTCAGGAGTCGTCTCCCACCAGACGATGGAGGACACCCTCGCCAGCTACCAGGGCCCCCAGGAGACCGTGCAGGAGCTGATCCAGCTCGCCCTGCGCGGCGGCGGCCCCGACAACATCACGGTGATCATCGCCGACGTCCTGGACCTCGACACCGGCGACACCCTCGCCGCGCAGCTCTCGGACACCCCGGTCATCGTCGGCGCGGTCGCCGAGAACCAGCTCCACCAGCACGACAACGGCATCATGCAGACCCCGGCCGGCCGCGCCTCCGGGCTCGGCCGCCAGGTGCCCGGACAGAACGGCGGGGGCGGCGAGTTCGGCCCGCCCGGCTCCGGCGACACCACCGGCTACGCCCCCGAGGGCAGCTTCGGGGACTACACCGACGACGACTTCGTGAAGCCCTCCAGGGGCCGCAGGTGGTTCAAGAGATCCTTCTACACCGTGCTCGCGCTCGCGGTCATCGGCGGCGGCCTCTACGGCGGCTGGCGCTGGACGCAGACGCAGTACTTCGTCGGCGCCAACGGCGAACACGTGGCCCTGTACCGGGGCATCAGCCAGGACCTCGCCTGGGTCTCGCTGTCGAAGGTGGAGAAGGACCACCCCGACATCGAACTCAAGTACCTGCCGCCCTACCAGCAGAAGCAGGTCGAGGCGACGATCGCCGAGGGCGGTCTCCAGGACGCCCAGAAGAAGATCGCCGACCTCTCCGTGCAGGCCTCCGCGTGCAAGAAGGAGTCCGAGCGCGAGAGCGCCGCCACCAAGCCCAGTGGCACCACGGGAACCACCAGCACCTCGCTCACGTCCAAGGCCACGCCGAAGCCGACTCCTTCGAACTCGACCTCGGTGTCCCCGTCCCCGACCCCGTCTGCGACTCCCAGCCCCGGTCCCAGCCTTTCGGAGGAAGAGCAGCAGGTCGTCTCGCAGTGCAGCAAGTAATAGGCAAGCCGTGAGAGGCCCCGTCACACGATGAGCAGTTCTACCAACACGCCGTCGCACCACACGTCCACGATCGGCTCCATCGGCGCACCGAGCCGGCGCAACACCGAGCTGGCGCTCCTGGTGTTCGCGGTCGTCATCCCGGTCTTCGCCTACGCCAACGTGGGCCTGGCCATCGACGGCACGGTGCCGTCCGGTCTGCTGGGCTACGGCCTCGGGCTCGGCCTGCTCGCCGGCGTCGGCCATCTCGTGGTCCGGAAGTTCGCCCGGTACGCGGACCCGCTGCTGCTGCCGCTCGCCACGCTGCTGAACGGCCTCGGACTGGTCATCATCTGGCGGCTGGACCAGTCACCGAGACTCCAGCAGCGGGCCAAGAGCCTGTTCGGCGCGTTCAGCCCGGACGCGCCGAAGCAGCTGCTGTACTCGGCGCTCGGCATCGCGTTCTTCGCGGTGATCATCGTGTTCCTGAAGGACCACCGCATCCTCCAGCGCTATACGTACATCTCCATGGTCGTCTCGCTGGTCCTGCTCGTCGCGCCGGTGTTCTTCCCCGCCGTCAACGGCGCCAAGATCTGGATCAGCATCGGCGGGTTCACCATCCAGCCCGGCGAGTTCGCGAAGATCATCATCGCGATCTTCTTCTCCGGCTATCTCATGGTGAAGAGAGACGCGCTCGCACTGGCCAGCCGTCGTTTCATGGGGCTGTACCTGCCTCGCGGCCGTGACCTCGGCCCCATCCTCATGGTGTGGGCGATGAGCCTGCTCATCCTGATCTTCGAGACCGACCTCGGAACCTCGATGCTGTTCTTCGGGATGTTCGTCGTCGTCCTGTACGTCGCCACCGAGCGCACCAGCTGGATCGTCTTCGGTCTGCTGATGTCCGGTGCCGGTGCGGTCGGCGTCGCCTCCTTCGAACCGCACGTCCAGGAGCGCGTCAACGCCTGGCTGAACCCCTTCTCCCCGAAGGTCATGGCGCAGAGCGACCAGATCGCCCAGTCCCTGATGTCGTTCGGCTCGGGCGGCACCCTCGGTACCGGCCTCGGCCAGGGCAATTCGGACCTCATCGGCTTCGCGGCGAACTCCGACTTCATCTTCGCCACCTTCGGCGAGGAACTCGGCCTGGCCGGCGTGATGGCGATCCTGCTGCTGTACGGCCTGATCGTCGAGCGGGGTGTGCGCACCGCGCTCGCCGCCCGCGACCCGTTCGGCAAGCTCCTCGCGATCGGCCTCTCCAGCGCCTTCGCCATCCAGGTGTTCGTCGTCGCCGGCGGCGTGATGGGCCTGATCCCGCTGAGCGGCATGACCATGCCGTTCGTCGCCTACGGCGGCTCGTCCGTCATCGCCAACTGGGCCTTGATCGGCATCCTGATCCGCATCAGCGACACCGCCCGCCGCCCGGCCCCCGCGCCCGCATCCAACCCCGACGCCGAGATGACCCAGGTGGTCCGTCCATGAACAAGCCCCTGCGCCGGATCGCGCTCTTCTGCGGACTCCTCGTCCTCTCCCTGCTCATCCGGGACAACTGGCTCCAGTACGTCAAAGCGGATTCCCTGAAGACGAACGCGCTCAACCGTCGTGTCTCCATCGAGCGCTACGCCCAGCCCCGCGGGAACATCATCGTCGACGGCCAGTCGGTGACCGGGTCCAAGGAAACCTCCAGCAGCGACTTCAAGTACAAGCGCACCTACACCGACGGCCCCATGTGGGCCCCGGTCACGGGCTTCGCCTCGCAGGCCTTCGGCGCGAACCAGCTGGAGTCCCTGGAGGACGGCATCCTCACCGGCAACGACGACCGGCTCTTCTTCCGCAACACCCTCGACATGGTCACCGGCAAGCAGAAGTCCGGCGGCAACGTCGTCACCACCCTCAACTCCTCCGCCCAGAAGGCCGCCTACGACGGCCTCAAGAAGCAGGGCGGCAAGGGCGCCGTCGTCGCCCTCGACCCCTCCACCGGCAAGATCCTCGCGCTGGCCTCCTACCCGTCGTACGACCCCTCGACGTTCGCCGGGAACTCCACCTCCACGGACACCAAGGCCTGGCAGAAGCTCCAGAAGAAGTACGACCCCGACGACCCCATGCTCAACCGCGCCCTGCGCGAGACCTACCCGCCCGGCTCCACCTTCAAGATCGTCACCGCGTCCGCCGCACTGCAGAACGGCCTGTACGACTCCGCCGACACGGCCACGAACTCGCCGCTGCCGTGGATCATGCCGGGCACCACGACCCCGCTGAAGAACGAGGGCAACCTGCCCTGCAAGAACGCCACCCTGCGCGAGGCCCTCCGCGTCTCCTGCAACAGCGTCTTC from Streptomyces sp. NBC_01288 carries:
- a CDS encoding Stp1/IreP family PP2C-type Ser/Thr phosphatase, translated to MYPEPTGEVRMSLSLRFAAGSHKGMIREGNEDSGYAGPRLLAIADGMGGQAAGEVASSEVISTIVSLDDDVPGSDILTSLGTAVQRANDQLRMMVEEDPQLEGMGTTLTALLWTGQRLGLVHVGDSRAYLLRDGVLTQITQDHTWVQRLVDEGRITEEEATTHPQRALLMRALGSGDHVEPDLSIREVRAGDRYLICSDGLSGVVSHQTMEDTLASYQGPQETVQELIQLALRGGGPDNITVIIADVLDLDTGDTLAAQLSDTPVIVGAVAENQLHQHDNGIMQTPAGRASGLGRQVPGQNGGGGEFGPPGSGDTTGYAPEGSFGDYTDDDFVKPSRGRRWFKRSFYTVLALAVIGGGLYGGWRWTQTQYFVGANGEHVALYRGISQDLAWVSLSKVEKDHPDIELKYLPPYQQKQVEATIAEGGLQDAQKKIADLSVQASACKKESERESAATKPSGTTGTTSTSLTSKATPKPTPSNSTSVSPSPTPSATPSPGPSLSEEEQQVVSQCSK
- a CDS encoding FtsW/RodA/SpoVE family cell cycle protein, encoding MSSSTNTPSHHTSTIGSIGAPSRRNTELALLVFAVVIPVFAYANVGLAIDGTVPSGLLGYGLGLGLLAGVGHLVVRKFARYADPLLLPLATLLNGLGLVIIWRLDQSPRLQQRAKSLFGAFSPDAPKQLLYSALGIAFFAVIIVFLKDHRILQRYTYISMVVSLVLLVAPVFFPAVNGAKIWISIGGFTIQPGEFAKIIIAIFFSGYLMVKRDALALASRRFMGLYLPRGRDLGPILMVWAMSLLILIFETDLGTSMLFFGMFVVVLYVATERTSWIVFGLLMSGAGAVGVASFEPHVQERVNAWLNPFSPKVMAQSDQIAQSLMSFGSGGTLGTGLGQGNSDLIGFAANSDFIFATFGEELGLAGVMAILLLYGLIVERGVRTALAARDPFGKLLAIGLSSAFAIQVFVVAGGVMGLIPLSGMTMPFVAYGGSSVIANWALIGILIRISDTARRPAPAPASNPDAEMTQVVRP
- a CDS encoding peptidoglycan D,D-transpeptidase FtsI family protein; protein product: MNKPLRRIALFCGLLVLSLLIRDNWLQYVKADSLKTNALNRRVSIERYAQPRGNIIVDGQSVTGSKETSSSDFKYKRTYTDGPMWAPVTGFASQAFGANQLESLEDGILTGNDDRLFFRNTLDMVTGKQKSGGNVVTTLNSSAQKAAYDGLKKQGGKGAVVALDPSTGKILALASYPSYDPSTFAGNSTSTDTKAWQKLQKKYDPDDPMLNRALRETYPPGSTFKIVTASAALQNGLYDSADTATNSPLPWIMPGTTTPLKNEGNLPCKNATLREALRVSCNSVFGKIGADLGNAKMLAEAKKYGFDSEQFTPIRSNASVFSDNMNQSQTALSSIGQYNTAATPLQMAMIASAVANDGKLMKPYMVDKLQSSNLDTIAQTEPEEMSQPLSSKNAQILQSMMETVVEKGTGTSAKISGVTVGGKTGTAQHGVANSENPYAWFLSYAKNADGSSPVAVAVVIEDDKANRDDISGGGLAAPIAKSVMEAVIDSKK